The Pseudomonas allokribbensis genome has a window encoding:
- a CDS encoding aldose 1-epimerase family protein, whose translation MNPLKLFVALSALSAASHAMAWDYVLLDTDKAAQNWQITSQQLDVKTDKPFSVSLRTLHGGRQEGVSIVDIDNGAMKLSVVPTRGMNVLQASVGNVRMGWDSPVKEVVNPSFIELNGRGGLGWLEGFNELVTRCGYEWVGHPGVDNGELLTLHGRAANIPANKVTLHIDETPPYAITLRGELKEQAFKKVDFSVATELFTEPGSVVFALNDTLTNNGDYPKEYQALYHSNFSSPFLEQGARFAAPVKQVSPFNDKAKGDLAEWQTYRAPTKDYDETVYNVVPYADAKGDTLTVLHNKAGSLGVSVGFNTQTLPVFSLWKNTDTQGQGYVTGLEPGTSFSYNRRYQRPLNLVPTIGPKEHKQFRISYSLLVDKMAVDKALKQVSEIQGGRETEVRQTPLVDLTKG comes from the coding sequence ATGAACCCTCTCAAACTCTTTGTTGCCCTCAGCGCACTGTCCGCTGCCTCCCACGCCATGGCCTGGGATTATGTTCTGCTCGATACCGACAAAGCCGCTCAGAACTGGCAGATCACCAGCCAGCAACTCGACGTGAAAACCGACAAGCCCTTCAGCGTCAGCCTGCGCACCTTGCATGGCGGTCGGCAGGAGGGCGTCAGCATTGTCGACATCGATAACGGCGCGATGAAACTCTCGGTGGTGCCGACGCGGGGAATGAACGTCTTGCAGGCCTCGGTCGGCAATGTGCGTATGGGCTGGGATTCTCCGGTCAAGGAAGTGGTCAATCCGTCCTTCATCGAACTCAATGGCCGCGGTGGTCTGGGCTGGCTGGAGGGTTTCAATGAACTGGTGACCCGCTGCGGATACGAATGGGTCGGCCACCCCGGCGTCGACAACGGCGAACTGCTGACCTTGCACGGCCGGGCCGCCAACATTCCGGCGAACAAAGTCACTCTGCACATTGATGAAACGCCACCGTACGCCATCACCCTGCGCGGTGAACTGAAAGAGCAGGCGTTCAAGAAAGTCGACTTCTCCGTCGCCACCGAACTGTTCACTGAACCCGGTAGCGTAGTGTTCGCCCTTAACGACACCCTGACCAACAACGGTGACTATCCGAAGGAATACCAGGCGCTGTACCACAGCAACTTCAGCAGCCCGTTCCTGGAGCAAGGCGCTCGTTTTGCCGCGCCGGTGAAACAGGTGTCGCCGTTCAACGACAAAGCCAAGGGCGATTTGGCTGAATGGCAAACCTACCGCGCACCGACCAAGGACTACGACGAAACGGTTTACAACGTCGTGCCATATGCCGATGCCAAGGGCGATACGTTGACCGTGTTGCACAACAAGGCCGGCAGCCTTGGCGTTTCGGTCGGCTTCAATACTCAAACACTGCCCGTGTTTTCCCTGTGGAAAAACACCGATACCCAAGGCCAGGGTTATGTCACGGGGCTAGAGCCGGGGACAAGTTTTTCCTACAACCGCCGTTATCAACGGCCACTGAACCTGGTACCCACCATCGGGCCGAAGGAGCACAAGCAGTTCCGCATCAGCTACAGCTTGTTGGTGGATAAGATGGCTGTGGATAAGGCCTTGAAGCAGGTAAGCGAGATTCAGGGTGGGCGGGAGACTGAAGTGCGGCAGACACCGTTGGTTGATCTGACCAAGGGGTGA